A single genomic interval of uncultured Pseudodesulfovibrio sp. harbors:
- the rpoC gene encoding DNA-directed RNA polymerase subunit beta' yields MTLDDLFTLRGAPNQAAQGRNLKAIQISIAAPETIREWSYGEVKKPETINYRTFKPERDGLFCAKIFGPVKDYECNCGKYKRMKHRGIVCEKCGVEVIASKVRRERMGHIELAAPVAHIWFLKTLPSKIGTLLDITMADLEKVLYFDSFIVLDPGETPLKTHQVVSEDQYFQVIDHFGEDALKVGMGAETVRTMLEALDLPTLRTELREESQTTRSQTKKKKITKRLKIVEAFLESGNKPEWMIMEVIPIIPPELRPLVPLDGGRFATSDLNDLYRRVINRNNRLKRLLELGAPEIIIRNEKRMLQEAVDALFDNGRRGRAITGTNGRPLKSLSDMIKGKQGRFRQNLLGKRVDYSGRSVIVVGPKLKLHQCGLPKKMALELFKPFIYAELEKREIATTIKSAKKMVEREDLVVWDILEDVVREYPIMLNRAPTLHRLGIQAFEPLLVEGKAIQLHPLVCSAYNADFDGDQMAVHVPLSIEAQIECRVLMMSTNNILSPSNGSPIINPSQDIVLGLYYLTTPRSFELGEGMIFSDPAEVIAAYDHGAVGIHARIKVRINGKLEETTTGRIIVAELIPDKVPFSMVNCVLNKKNIAALVTGAYRMAGTKASVILCDRIKDLGYEFATRAGVTIGVKDLKIPDAKAKMLETANTEVDEIENQFQDGIITRTEKYNKVVDVWTKVTNDISNEMMQEMSTDVLTDPKTGETEVNSSFNPIYMMATSGARGNQDQMRQLAGMRGLMAKPSGEIIETPITASFREGLSVLQYFISTHGARKGLADTALKTANSGYLTRRLVDVVQDVTVSELDCGTVDGLEIGHLMKGGEIKQQLHERVQGRVTMFDVYDEETGELVIPASTVIDEVYAAKLEKSGVNSITIRSGLTCKSKQGVCAMCYGRDLARGHLVNVGETVGIIAAQSIGEPGTQLTMRTFHIGGTASKEIESSNIEAQHVGRVVCTRMRTVVNSEGHKMVLGKSCQVGIVDEQGREREKYVLPSGSRLLVEEGQDVKKGTPLAEWDPYMEPFIVDVSGVIKFRDIIEGKTVQEDRTSKASFTIMEYRTTNFRPSVYLLDDEGNPVHRPGTDIDANFAMPVGAILMVKDGDTVKAGDVIARKPRESSKTKDIVGGLPRVAELFEVRKPKDMGVTSSIDGIVTFGPETKGKRKVIVTPETGDAKEFLIPKGKHITVQEADFVEAGDLLTEGNPELHDILRIKGEKFLARYLVEEIQDVYRFQGVNINDKHIEIIVRQMLKKVSILDPGSTSFLIGEQVDKLRFMDENAKVMAEGGKPAVAETLVLGITQASLSTDSFISAASFQETTKVLTEASLKGKSDHLRGLKENVIVGRLVPAGTGFRKYTDSGISVPDQPEREDKFLEQLEESPLLVEVEK; encoded by the coding sequence ATGACGTTGGACGATCTGTTCACCCTGCGTGGAGCGCCTAATCAGGCCGCACAAGGCCGCAACTTGAAGGCTATCCAGATATCCATCGCCGCGCCCGAGACCATTCGCGAGTGGTCCTACGGCGAGGTGAAAAAACCGGAAACCATCAACTATCGTACCTTCAAGCCCGAACGTGACGGCCTTTTCTGTGCCAAGATCTTCGGTCCCGTGAAGGACTACGAGTGCAACTGCGGAAAATACAAGCGCATGAAGCATCGCGGCATTGTCTGCGAAAAGTGCGGCGTCGAGGTCATCGCCTCGAAAGTCCGCCGCGAGCGCATGGGCCACATCGAGCTGGCCGCTCCTGTTGCACACATCTGGTTTCTCAAAACCCTGCCTTCCAAGATCGGTACCCTGCTGGACATCACCATGGCCGATCTGGAGAAGGTGCTGTACTTCGATTCCTTCATCGTTCTTGATCCGGGCGAAACCCCGCTCAAGACGCATCAGGTCGTGTCCGAGGACCAGTATTTTCAGGTCATCGATCATTTCGGCGAAGATGCATTGAAGGTCGGCATGGGCGCGGAAACCGTCCGTACCATGCTCGAAGCACTGGATCTGCCCACTCTGCGTACTGAGCTGCGTGAAGAGTCCCAGACCACCCGGTCCCAGACCAAGAAAAAGAAAATCACCAAGCGACTGAAGATCGTCGAGGCTTTCCTCGAGTCCGGCAACAAGCCCGAGTGGATGATCATGGAAGTGATTCCCATCATTCCGCCCGAACTGCGTCCGCTCGTCCCTCTGGACGGCGGCCGTTTTGCCACCTCGGACCTCAATGACCTGTACCGTCGCGTCATCAACCGCAACAACCGCCTGAAGCGTCTGCTGGAACTCGGTGCACCCGAGATCATCATTCGCAACGAAAAGCGTATGTTGCAGGAAGCCGTTGACGCACTGTTCGACAACGGTCGTCGTGGCCGTGCCATTACCGGCACCAACGGCCGCCCGCTCAAGTCCCTGTCGGACATGATCAAGGGTAAACAGGGCCGTTTCCGTCAGAATCTGCTCGGTAAACGTGTCGACTACTCCGGCCGTTCGGTCATCGTTGTCGGTCCGAAGCTGAAGTTGCATCAGTGCGGTCTTCCCAAGAAGATGGCCCTGGAGCTGTTCAAGCCGTTCATCTACGCCGAGCTGGAAAAGCGTGAAATCGCCACGACAATCAAGTCCGCCAAGAAAATGGTCGAGCGCGAAGACCTCGTCGTTTGGGATATCCTTGAAGACGTTGTTCGCGAATACCCGATCATGCTCAACCGCGCGCCGACCCTTCACCGACTGGGCATTCAGGCTTTCGAGCCGCTGCTCGTCGAAGGCAAGGCCATCCAACTGCATCCGCTCGTCTGTTCCGCATACAACGCGGACTTTGACGGTGACCAGATGGCTGTCCACGTACCGCTTTCCATTGAGGCGCAGATCGAATGCCGCGTGCTCATGATGTCCACCAACAACATCCTGAGCCCGTCCAACGGTTCGCCCATCATCAACCCTTCGCAGGATATCGTCCTCGGTCTGTACTACCTGACCACGCCGCGTTCCTTCGAACTGGGTGAGGGCATGATCTTCTCGGATCCCGCAGAAGTCATCGCCGCATATGACCACGGTGCTGTCGGCATCCATGCCCGCATCAAGGTCCGTATCAATGGCAAGCTGGAGGAAACCACCACCGGTCGTATCATCGTTGCCGAACTGATCCCGGACAAGGTGCCTTTCTCCATGGTCAACTGCGTGCTCAACAAGAAGAACATCGCCGCTCTGGTCACCGGTGCCTACCGTATGGCCGGAACCAAGGCGTCCGTTATTCTTTGTGACCGTATCAAGGACCTCGGGTATGAGTTCGCTACTCGCGCCGGTGTAACCATCGGTGTGAAGGACCTCAAGATTCCCGATGCCAAGGCAAAGATGCTCGAAACCGCCAACACTGAAGTTGACGAGATCGAGAACCAGTTCCAGGACGGTATTATTACCCGGACTGAGAAATACAATAAGGTCGTTGACGTCTGGACCAAAGTCACCAACGACATATCCAACGAGATGATGCAGGAGATGTCCACTGACGTTCTCACCGATCCCAAGACCGGTGAAACCGAGGTCAACTCCAGCTTCAACCCGATCTACATGATGGCCACTTCCGGCGCTCGAGGCAACCAGGACCAGATGCGTCAGCTCGCCGGTATGCGCGGTCTGATGGCAAAGCCGTCCGGTGAAATCATCGAGACGCCGATTACCGCATCCTTCCGCGAAGGTCTGTCGGTCCTCCAGTACTTCATCTCCACTCACGGTGCTCGTAAGGGGCTCGCGGATACCGCGCTCAAGACCGCTAACTCCGGTTACCTTACCCGCCGCTTGGTCGACGTCGTTCAGGACGTGACCGTTTCCGAGTTGGACTGCGGTACCGTTGACGGTCTGGAGATCGGCCATCTGATGAAGGGTGGTGAAATCAAGCAGCAACTGCACGAACGTGTGCAGGGCCGTGTCACCATGTTCGACGTCTATGACGAAGAAACCGGCGAACTTGTCATTCCGGCCAGCACCGTGATTGACGAGGTGTATGCCGCCAAGCTCGAAAAGTCCGGCGTCAACTCCATCACCATTCGTTCCGGCCTGACCTGTAAGTCCAAGCAGGGCGTTTGCGCCATGTGCTACGGACGTGATCTGGCCCGCGGACATCTGGTCAACGTCGGCGAAACCGTCGGTATCATCGCGGCACAGTCCATCGGTGAACCCGGCACCCAGCTGACCATGCGTACCTTCCACATCGGTGGTACCGCATCCAAGGAAATTGAATCCTCGAATATCGAGGCTCAGCACGTTGGTCGTGTCGTCTGCACCCGTATGCGTACCGTCGTCAACTCCGAAGGGCACAAGATGGTGCTCGGCAAGAGCTGTCAGGTGGGCATCGTGGATGAGCAGGGCCGCGAGCGTGAAAAATATGTCCTTCCGTCCGGCTCTCGCCTGCTGGTTGAAGAAGGGCAGGACGTCAAGAAGGGCACACCTCTGGCCGAATGGGATCCGTACATGGAGCCGTTCATCGTCGATGTGTCCGGTGTTATCAAGTTCCGTGACATCATTGAAGGCAAGACCGTTCAGGAAGATCGTACTTCCAAGGCCTCCTTCACCATCATGGAATACCGTACCACCAACTTCCGTCCTTCGGTTTATCTTCTCGACGATGAAGGCAATCCCGTTCATCGTCCGGGTACCGACATTGATGCCAACTTTGCCATGCCTGTCGGCGCAATTCTGATGGTCAAGGACGGCGACACGGTCAAGGCCGGTGACGTCATCGCGCGTAAGCCGCGTGAGTCTTCCAAGACCAAGGATATCGTCGGTGGTCTGCCGCGAGTTGCTGAACTCTTCGAAGTTCGCAAGCCCAAGGACATGGGCGTCACGTCCTCCATTGACGGTATCGTCACCTTCGGTCCCGAGACAAAGGGCAAACGCAAGGTCATCGTCACTCCCGAAACCGGTGATGCCAAGGAATTCCTCATTCCCAAGGGTAAACACATCACTGTTCAGGAAGCCGACTTTGTCGAGGCGGGCGATCTGCTCACCGAAGGCAATCCGGAACTGCACGATATCCTGCGTATCAAGGGCGAGAAGTTCCTTGCCCGCTACCTCGTCGAGGAAATTCAGGACGTGTACCGCTTCCAGGGCGTCAACATCAACGACAAGCATATTGAAATCATTGTGCGCCAGATGTTGAAGAAGGTGTCCATCCTTGATCCGGGTTCCACCAGCTTCCTCATCGGGGAGCAGGTCGACAAGCTGCGGTTCATGGATGAGAACGCCAAGGTCATGGCAGAAGGCGGCAAGCCCGCAGTGGCCGAGACCCTGGTTCTGGGTATCACCCAGGCGTCGCTGTCCACGGACTCCTTCATCTCGGCTGCTTCCTTCCAGGAAACGACCAAGGTGCTCACCGAGGCTTCGCTCAAGGGTAAATCCGATCATCTGCGCGGGCTCAAGGAGAACGTCATTGTCGGTCGACTGGTGCCTGCGGGTACCGGTTTCCGCAAGTACACCGACTCCGGAATCAGCGTTCCCGATCAGCCTGAGCGTGAGGACAAATTCCTCGAGCAACTCGAAGAAAGCCCGCTTCTGGTCGAAGTGGAGAAATAA
- the rpsG gene encoding 30S ribosomal protein S7 has translation MPRKGPVQKRQILPDPVYGSKLITRFINRLMLDGKKSTAERIFYQAIETLANKTNEDALRAFEKCLENVRPALEVKSRRVGGATYQVPMEVRPDRQTALAIRWMISYARSRGEKGMVARLSGELLDAFNNRGGAVKKREDTHKMAEANKAFAHYRW, from the coding sequence ATGCCTCGCAAAGGTCCTGTCCAAAAGAGACAGATCCTGCCGGATCCTGTATACGGCAGCAAGCTTATCACTCGCTTTATCAACCGTCTCATGCTTGACGGTAAGAAAAGCACCGCTGAAAGAATTTTCTACCAGGCTATCGAAACCCTGGCTAACAAGACCAACGAAGACGCTCTGCGTGCCTTCGAAAAGTGCCTGGAAAATGTACGTCCGGCTCTGGAAGTCAAATCCAGACGTGTCGGTGGTGCTACCTACCAGGTGCCCATGGAAGTTCGTCCTGACCGCCAGACCGCTCTGGCTATTCGCTGGATGATCTCCTACGCACGCAGTCGTGGTGAAAAGGGTATGGTTGCACGCCTGTCCGGTGAGCTTCTCGATGCCTTCAACAACCGTGGTGGCGCCGTCAAGAAGCGCGAAGACACCCACAAGATGGCTGAAGCTAACAAAGCTTTTGCTCACTACCGTTGGTAG
- the rpsL gene encoding 30S ribosomal protein S12 has product MPTINQLIRKSRKAQPKRKKTPALLECPQRRGVCTRVYTTTPKKPNSALRKVARVRLTNGIEVTAYIGGEGHNLQEHSVVLIRGGRVKDLPGVRYHIVRGSLDTSGVDDRRRGRSKYGTKRPK; this is encoded by the coding sequence ATGCCTACCATTAACCAGCTGATCCGCAAAAGCCGCAAAGCGCAGCCCAAGCGGAAGAAGACCCCGGCTCTGCTCGAATGCCCGCAGCGTCGCGGTGTGTGTACAAGGGTTTACACCACGACCCCGAAGAAGCCGAACTCCGCGCTTCGTAAGGTTGCTCGTGTGCGCCTGACCAACGGCATCGAAGTCACCGCTTACATCGGTGGTGAAGGCCATAACCTGCAGGAACACTCCGTGGTTCTGATCCGTGGCGGTCGTGTAAAAGACCTTCCCGGTGTCCGTTACCACATCGTTCGCGGTTCCCTCGACACCTCCGGTGTTGATGATCGTCGCCGCGGTCGTTCCAAGTACGGCACCAAGCGCCCGAAATAA